The genomic window CCGCACTCCGTGGCGCGTCTGGCCGGCCGTCGCGCCCTGGTCACCGGCTCGACCTCCGGCATCGGCCGGTCGATCGCCACGGCCTTGGCCCGTGAGGGCGCCACCGTGGTGGTCTGCGGCCGTAACAAGGACGCCGGCGACAAGGTGGTGACCGAGATCCGCTCGGTCGGCGGCGCGGCGCACTTCGTGCGCGCCGACCTGGCCGACGGAGCCCGGGCGGCCACGCGTCTGGCCCAGGCCGCGGCCGAGGCGGCGGGCGGACCGATCGACGTGCTGGTCAACAACGCGGCGCTGCTCATCCCCGCGCAGTCGCTCACCGAGGTCGACGAGCAACTGGCGGACCTGGCCCTGGCGGTGAACATCAAGGCGCCGGCCCTGCTGACCGCGGCCCTGGTCCCGGCCATGATCGAGGCCGGCGGCGGTGCGGTCGTCAACGTCGGGTCGATCAACGGCGCGATCGGCATGTCCGTCGCGGCACTGTACGGAGCGACCAAAGCCGCGCTCCACTCGCTGACCGCGTCGTGGGCAGCGGAACTGGCCTCCAAGGGCATCCGGGTCAACGCGGTGGCGCCCGGACCGACGATGACCGAGGAGAACGCCGCCTTCCACGACGCGCTGCGCGGCTACACGGCCACCACCCCGCACGGCCGCCCGGGCACCTCCGACGAGGTCGCCGACGCGGTCGTGTTCCTGACCAGCAGCCGGGCCACGCACATCCACGGCGTGACCCTTCCGGTCGACGGGGGATACCTGGCCGCCCGATAGGGCCACGGACGGGCCGGTCGGCGCGCCCTGCGCATGGCCGATCGAGCCGTCGATCCCCCGGAGCGAGCCGGTGCCGTGGTGCATTCCGAGCCTCTGAGCAGGCTTCGACGATCCATGGCGCGGCGCCTGCGGTCGACGGCGGGCCTCCGCGGCCCGCGGGGGCGAGGAATGTCCGAAAACACAGCGCGGTGCCGCGAGTTCGACTCGCGGCACCGTGGGCGCCGGCCCCGGACGGAGCCGACGTCGCAATCGCACGACCCAACCCCCACCGAAGCGGGAGAGAAACTGCGATGAAACGCAACGCACGGATCGCCGGCCTGGTCGCGGCGGCACTCGCGGCCTCCGGGCTGTCGACGGTCGCGCTCACCTCCAACGCCCAGGCCAGGGCGTCCCAGGCCAACGCGGTACAGGCCCAGGCCCTCTCGGCCCAGACCCGGGCCCTCGCGGACTGGCACGGCGCCAAGCCCACCATCGTGCTGGTGCACGGCGCGTGGGCGGACGCCGCCGGCTGGACCCCGGTCGTCGAACGGCTGGAGGCGGCCGGTTTCCCCGTCAAGGCGCCGCCGAACCCGCTGCGCGGCCTGGACTCCGACGCGCAGTACATCCACAGCGTCCTGGAACAGATCCAGGGCCCGGTCATCCTGGTGGGCCACTCCTACGGCGGCGCCGTGATCACCAACGCCGTCCAGGGCGACCCCGAGGTCAAGGCACTGGTCTACATCGCCGCCTTCGCACCGGCCCAGGGCGACTCGCTGGCCGGCCTCAACGGCTCGCAGCTGGGCAGGACCATCCCCGCGCTCCCCGTCATCGCGACGAGCTACCCGGGTCCCGGCGGCACCACCGGGACGGAGCTGACCATCGACCCGACCCGGTACCCCGGCGTCTTCCTGGACAACGAGCTCCCGCTCGACCAGGAGGAGGCGCTGGCCGCCGAGCAGCGGCCGCTGAGCCTCGCCGCGGTGACCGAGACCTCCGGCACACCGGCGTGGCAGACGATCCCGTCGTGGTACATGGTGGCCGAAGGCGACCACGCCATCGCCCCGGCCCTCGAAGAGTTCATGGCCACCCGGGCCCAC from Kitasatospora sp. NBC_01250 includes these protein-coding regions:
- a CDS encoding alpha/beta fold hydrolase, translated to MKRNARIAGLVAAALAASGLSTVALTSNAQARASQANAVQAQALSAQTRALADWHGAKPTIVLVHGAWADAAGWTPVVERLEAAGFPVKAPPNPLRGLDSDAQYIHSVLEQIQGPVILVGHSYGGAVITNAVQGDPEVKALVYIAAFAPAQGDSLAGLNGSQLGRTIPALPVIATSYPGPGGTTGTELTIDPTRYPGVFLDNELPLDQEEALAAEQRPLSLAAVTETSGTPAWQTIPSWYMVAEGDHAIAPALEEFMATRAHAHTVEANGPHLIMLTKPGAVTDLIEQAARATAR
- a CDS encoding SDR family NAD(P)-dependent oxidoreductase; amino-acid sequence: MTAVPHSVARLAGRRALVTGSTSGIGRSIATALAREGATVVVCGRNKDAGDKVVTEIRSVGGAAHFVRADLADGARAATRLAQAAAEAAGGPIDVLVNNAALLIPAQSLTEVDEQLADLALAVNIKAPALLTAALVPAMIEAGGGAVVNVGSINGAIGMSVAALYGATKAALHSLTASWAAELASKGIRVNAVAPGPTMTEENAAFHDALRGYTATTPHGRPGTSDEVADAVVFLTSSRATHIHGVTLPVDGGYLAAR